Proteins encoded by one window of Mustela erminea isolate mMusErm1 chromosome 7, mMusErm1.Pri, whole genome shotgun sequence:
- the SNRPG gene encoding small nuclear ribonucleoprotein G isoform X2, whose product MKLNGGRHVQGILRGFDPFMNLVIDECVEMATSGQQNNIGMVVIRGNSIIMLEALERV is encoded by the exons A tGAAATTAAATGGTGGCAGACATGTTCAAGGAATATTGCGGGGGTTCGATCCATTTATGAATCTTGTGATAGATGAATGTGTGGAGATGGCAACTAGTGGGCAACAGAACAATATTGGAATGGTG gtaaTACGAGGAAATAGTATCATCATGTTAGAAGCCTTAGAACGAGTATAA
- the SNRPG gene encoding small nuclear ribonucleoprotein G isoform X1 translates to MSKAHPPELKKFMDKKLSLKLNGGRHVQGILRGFDPFMNLVIDECVEMATSGQQNNIGMVVIRGNSIIMLEALERV, encoded by the exons ATGAGCAAAGCTCACCCTCCCGAGCTGAAAAA ATTTATGGACAAGAAATTATCAT tGAAATTAAATGGTGGCAGACATGTTCAAGGAATATTGCGGGGGTTCGATCCATTTATGAATCTTGTGATAGATGAATGTGTGGAGATGGCAACTAGTGGGCAACAGAACAATATTGGAATGGTG gtaaTACGAGGAAATAGTATCATCATGTTAGAAGCCTTAGAACGAGTATAA
- the FAM136A gene encoding protein FAM136A: protein MAEMQQLRVQEAVDSMVKSLERENIRKMQGLMFRCSASCCEDSQASMQQVHQCIERCHAPLAQAQALVTSELEKFQDRLARCTMHCNDKAKDSIDAGSKELQVKRQLESCVTKCVDDHMHLIPTMTKKMKESLLSIGK from the exons ATGGCGGAGATGCAGCAGCTGCGGGTACAGGAGGCGGTGGACTCCATGGTGAAGAgtctggagagagagaatatcaggAAGATGCAG GGCCTCATGTTCCGGTGCAGTGCCAGCTGTTGTGAGGACAGCCAGGCGTCCATGCAGCAGGTGCACCAGTGCATTGAACGCTGCCATGCGCCTCTGGCTCAAGCCCAGGCCCTGGTGACCAGTGAGTTGGAGAAGTTCCAG GACCGCCTTGCCCGATGCACCATGCATTGCAATGACAAAGCCAAAGattcaatagatgcaggaagTAAAGAGCTTCAGGTGAAGCGGCAGCTGGAGAGTTGTGTGACCAAGTGTGTGGATGACCACATGCACCTCATCCCGACCATGACCAAGAAGATGAAGGAGTCTCTCTTGTCCATTGGGAAATAG